The stretch of DNA ATATACCAAGAATTAGTTGACTAAACCTCACTTTTCTTTATAACAATTAGCTGATATATTGTCATAGTTAGATTCGAAGTTCCTAAGATGAAGTTCTTGAGCCATTTTCCACATAGGGTTTAACTCTTTGCCACCCACTCCTTCAACCCAGTTAGCTCCCTTCTCCACCTGCAACCCTGCAAAGGGAACTTTATACATCCGGCCACCGATCCTTCCGGTCGCCTCAAGGATTGTCAAGTCTGTTATTCCTGCATCCGATAATGTCTTCGCCGCCGATATTCTTTAAGTAAgtctttgttctttgttttcctaacctttgatttttttttttcattgcctCACCGGACATCCCTGCACCAACAATGATCACTGAAGGTGATTTAGCCATTGCTCCTCCTATGAATATGATGAACATCAGCATTATAGCTTCAATGGCCATGGCCTTCTTCATGATCTCCGtgtctttcttttccatctTCTTGTTGATATTTATAGAAGAGATTGGAGGAGactttgtgtttggttggttgcAAGCTGAGTTAGCATGTATGACTAGTTACATTCAAGACAACTGCGTGCGCACATATTGGTATGATCTCCCTTGAAGAACTCGTTATACACAAgttatgtgatttattttaaaattataaaataaatataagaaatatgTAATAGTAAAAGAATCGGGTTGATAGGCTTGATAGATTTTGCTTAAtgaatgtgatttattcattttttttttaaaaaaaaaaaatataatagtatttatatatatattgaataaatgGTATTTATATTTCTAAGTGCATTATTTAGTAAAAATGTAATATCTCATCTATGACGGACAAATCAAAgtaatttgataattaatataaatatttatcaaagaCATTAAAATGTGACATGCCTTTgtcaataaataatattaatgtggGTCTTATTAAATAACTTTAACTCTTCAACACGgctctttctttaattatttattctttctcCCTAAGCACATTAAAAACTACTAAAGAGATCACATCAAAAGCATAACCTCTTTTAGAGTtatctaaattatttaattaatttaaaacaaattgaattgggatagtaatttttttaatcaatattaaaCATATAGCAATTTTAATAGACAAATCCTTGTTTAATTATCGTTAGACAATTTATTAAATTCgaaagttttattaaaatctgTCCTAACTCTTTTTGCAGTTGCATTAATACctctataaaaacaaataattacatgtatacatatacttaAGAAAATTTGCATTACATGCATGTGTACTCGATCTAAACAATACTAAAACAAAGGGGTTATTCTTTTCTTCTATCATATACAATGCATGCGAAATGAAAGTTTATGCacaattttgaatgaaagaaagaagtgaaaaaaaaaaaaattggttttaaaACTCTCACCCTTCGCTTATGgtttctcttttgttatttcGGAAAGCAATTGCTTCCACATTAATCCACATAGCACATAACTATGCACTCCAAgaactataaattaattataataaaaatatatttaaaatgagaaaaaaatagcaaacatgttattttaaacaaaatcacaCATTACCTCTGGTCCATTTTAgggtataaatataatttttatttttttcaaaaatatttatgtgaTGTCATGTTTTTTGAGGGTATACAAGtgatttttgtataaaattattgatagtgATGATAATTGCTTTGTACGTGATTAGAATCTTTACTATCAATAAGAAAAATGCACATTCTATTATGAACAAGTGCAGCATATCCTCTTATAGCTTTGTAAATTatacaagtagaagaagaaggaaagagaaataaaagtaAGAGTGTTGATTCAGaatactttttttaatgttaatctACTTTAAAATCTTGATTTATATGtctgtttaattttattataaattatttataaaaatatacatccaTGTATATGTAGAAAATGAATTATTAGTGGTGTTTTCAATAAATCCACATTTCTGAAACTTTATAATTGAATATTTGAGGTTGAATTATTTCAAGATTGGATGGGTTCCCTAAATGCAATGCCTCTTGCTTGAGATTAGAAAGCATCTTTGAATTTGAGTTGTATAATAAAGTATTCATTGATATAaccattaaattattataatacttCATTAGACCTTGTTTCTAGATGGTATAGATTAATTTACGTAGcaatgatatatttatttcaataaataagaCAATAGGTGATGATGCTTCAATGTCACTCATTCTTAAGGAGAGAATCAATATATGGTGggaatttttaaattcataacttatcaaataatatttaaatttttaatatatatatatatatatatatataaa from Dioscorea cayenensis subsp. rotundata cultivar TDr96_F1 unplaced genomic scaffold, TDr96_F1_v2_PseudoChromosome.rev07_lg8_w22 25.fasta BLBR01000052.1, whole genome shotgun sequence encodes:
- the LOC120253337 gene encoding polyamine oxidase 1-like; translation: METKNKKEEQSNGAGNLQAHYLVWHLTGDGLTAFRVEGWDESACNQPNTKSPPISSININKKMEKKDTEIMKKAMAIEAIMLMFIIFIGGAMAKSPSVIIVGAGMSGETLSDAGITDLTILEATGRIGGRMYKVPFAGLQVEKGANWVEGVGGKELNPMWKMAQELHLRNFESNYDNISANCYKENGGLYEEKVVIDGLETVAKVEKSGEKLSSSLPSSGFEDISLLTMQRLMKQ